A single genomic interval of Lathyrus oleraceus cultivar Zhongwan6 chromosome 7, CAAS_Psat_ZW6_1.0, whole genome shotgun sequence harbors:
- the LOC127101581 gene encoding sucrose synthase 2-like — MLCSRKNTIGQYESHTAFTLPGLYRVVHGIDVFDPKFNIVSPGADMTIYFPYSDKEKRLTALHNSIEKLLYGTEQTDEYIGSLTDRSKPIIFSMARLDRVKNITGLVESYAKNSKLRELVNLVVVAGYIDVKKSSDREEIERIEKMHDLMKQYNLNGEFRWITAQTNRARNGELYRYIADTKGAFVQPAFYEAFGLTVVEAMTCGLPTFATNHGGPAEIIEHGVSGFHIDPYHPDQASELLVDFFQRCKEDPNHWNKVSDGGLQRIYERYTWKIYSERLMTLAGVYSFWKYVSKLERRETRRYLEMFYILKFRDLANSVPIAKDDAN, encoded by the exons ATGTTGTGTTCCAGGAAGAATACTATTGGCCAGTATGAGAGTCACACTGCTTTTACTCTTCCGGGACTGTATAGAGTTGTCCACGGCATTGATGTTTTTGATCCCAAGTTCAACATTGTCTCTCCTGGAGCAGATATGACAATATATTTTCCATACTCTGATAAGGAGAAAAGACTCACGGCCCTACACAATTCAATTGAAAAGCTATTATACGGTACCGAGCAGACCGATGAGTACAT CGGTTCACTGACAGACCGGTCAAAGCCTATAATTTTCTCCATGGCAAGGCTAGACAGAGTTAAAAACATAACTGGTTTGGTAGAAAGCTATGCTAAGAACAGCAAATTGAGGGAACTTGTCAACCTTGTGGTAGTAGCTGGTTATATTGATGTCAAAAAGTCCAGTGACAGAGAAGAAATTGAAAGGATTGAGAAGATGCATGATCTCATGAAGCAATACAATTTGAATGGCGAGTTTCGATGGATTACTGCCCAAACAAATAGAGCACGTAACGGGGAGCTGTATCGCTACATAGCAGATACAAAAGGCGCTTTCGTTCAG CCTGCTTTCTATGAAGCTTTTGGACTTACAGTTGTGGAGGCCATGACTTGTGGACTCCCTACGTTTGCTACTAACCATGGTGGTCCTGCTGAGATCATCGAGCATGGTGTATCGGGATTCCATATTGATCCTTATCATCCCGACCAAGCATCAGAGCTATTGGTTGATTTTTTCCAACGATGTAAGGAGGACCCAAATCACTGGAATAAAGTATCCGATGGTGGCCTTCAAAGAATATACGAAAG GTACACATGGAAGATTTATTCTGAAAGGCTTATGACCTTGGCTGGAGTTTATAGTTTCTGGAAATATGTTTCCAAACTAGAGAGACGCGAAACTCGGCGATATCTTGAGATGTTCTACATTCTTAAGTTCCGTGATTTG GCAAATTCTGTTCCAATAGCAAAGGATGATGCAAATTAA